TATAAGTAGTAGCCCGGATTAATGCTCCCTCTAATTCGCGAATATTAGAAGTATAATTAACGGCAATATATTCGATAACTTCTCTTGGGAGACGCAGATTTTCGTACTCGGCCTTTTTTTGTAAAATTGCCATACGAGTTTCGATATCCGGTGCTTGGATATCGGCGACTAATCCCATAGAAAAGCGAGAAATTAAACGATCCTGTAAACTGGGCATCTGTTTGGGCAGGCGATCGGAGGCTAAAACCACCTGTTTTCCCGCTTCGTGCAGGGTATTAAAAGTATGAAAAAATTCTTCTTGAGTGTATTCTTTTCCTTCAATAAATTGCAGATCATCCACTAATAATATGTCCGCATGGCGATAATGATTACGAAAACTTTCCATACTATCTTGACGGATAGCGGTGATTAAATCATTCGTAAATTGTTCCGTCGATATATAAAAAACCCTGGATTGGGGATATAATTCTAGACGATAATGACCGATCGCCTGCATTAAATGGGTTTTACCTAATCCCACCCCACCACAGAGAAAAAGCGGGTTAAATTCGCGTCCGGGTAATTCCGCCACCGCTAAGGCGGCCGCGTGGGCCATGCGATTAGTTGGCCCGACAACAAAACGGGAAAAATTATATTTAGGGTTAAGTTGATTACTGGGGGATAATTCTGATTCTAAGCTACTGTTAGGCTGGAAAATAGCGATCAAATCGCCCTGTTGTGCCGTTAGTTGAATCTCGACGGGATAACCGACGATCTCCTCCACTACTTCGGCAATTGTTGACAGATAATTTTTCTGAAGATGGTTAAGAATAAAAGGATTGGCAGCCTGAATTACTAAGCGATCGTTTTGCCATTCTTTAACCGTCGCCGTTTGAAACCAAGTCTCGAAAGCGGGACGGGTTAATAGTAATTTTAGACGCTCTAGGAGATGATGCCAAAGTTGTTGGGCGCTGCTATCCACAATTAATTTTGATTAACAAAGTTGCTCTGGTGCTGCTGTGGGGAAACCTTATCAGTTTAGCGAGATTTTGCCGCTCAAGATAAAATGATTTTCAGAGGGAAACAATTAATCTTTAGACAGATGACGCAAGTTTTAACAATCACCCAATTAGGAAATCCAATTCTACAGCAAAAAGCACCAGAGATCGATAATCTTCTCGATGCTGACTGTCAAAATTTGAGCGATTACCTGATTACCACCGTACAAGCTGCCCACGGGGTGGGAATCGCCGCGCCCCAAGTTGGTCGGTCTCTGCGTCTGTTTATCGTTGCTTCTCACTGCTCAACTAAATCTACAAAATCGCTGTCTTTGGTCATTACGATAGCTCTTTGAGCTTTTGCAACCTGAAAGATTTCAGTATCTTCAGCATCTCTGGGTCCAAGATCACGCAAGGCCACAGCTTCAATCTCAAGTTTAGTGCTAATCCGGGTTGCAATTGCAGGAGACAAATGTGCGTCAACCCAAATTGTCATGCCACTAAAACTGGGTGATTAAGCTTCCGTGAGGCATATAAAAGCGCTGCTTTCAAATCATCTGCCTCAAGATCAGGTATTTCATCTAGAATTTCTCCCGCACTTAAACCTGCCGCGAATAGAGCTAACACATCTGATCCCAGGATTCTCATTCCTCGAATACAGGCACGACCACCGCACTGCCGAGGATTAACTGTAATTGTTGAAGCACGGGGGTTATTTGTCTATGTTCAAATTGGGAATTTGGAACCCGTTCGTCTAGCCTTTGCCTGGGTACAAGCCTCTCAGATACCCTTAATTCTGGCGC
This portion of the Microcystis aeruginosa NIES-2549 genome encodes:
- the dnaA gene encoding chromosomal replication initiator protein DnaA, with translation MDSSAQQLWHHLLERLKLLLTRPAFETWFQTATVKEWQNDRLVIQAANPFILNHLQKNYLSTIAEVVEEIVGYPVEIQLTAQQGDLIAIFQPNSSLESELSPSNQLNPKYNFSRFVVGPTNRMAHAAALAVAELPGREFNPLFLCGGVGLGKTHLMQAIGHYRLELYPQSRVFYISTEQFTNDLITAIRQDSMESFRNHYRHADILLVDDLQFIEGKEYTQEEFFHTFNTLHEAGKQVVLASDRLPKQMPSLQDRLISRFSMGLVADIQAPDIETRMAILQKKAEYENLRLPREVIEYIAVNYTSNIRELEGALIRATTYISISGLPMTVENIAPVLNPPMAKIATSPEIIMAVVAEKFQLSIADLKGNSRRREISFARQIGMYLMRQHTDLSLPRIGEEFGGKDHTTVIYSCDKINLSQHQDRQLQDILAQLIERINSLSRNQ
- a CDS encoding DUF5615 family PIN-like protein gives rise to the protein MTIWVDAHLSPAIATRISTKLEIEAVALRDLGPRDAEDTEIFQVAKAQRAIVMTKDSDFVDLVEQ
- a CDS encoding DUF433 domain-containing protein — its product is MTVNPRQCGGRACIRGMRILGSDVLALFAAGLSAGEILDEIPDLEADDLKAALLYASRKLNHPVLVA